The Nitrospirota bacterium DNA window GCCCCAAGTATCTTTTCCGAAACTACGGCCAGGGATTTCAAAAATCTCTTAAACTCCTCCTCATCTATGTAACCTGGGTCGTTTAGCCTTTCAACGGCAAGAGATTCAATCCCTGACTGAAGGGAGTCCGAAAGAGCAAGAAAATTTTCCAAAGCAAGTTCCTGTAGAGTTTCCACGATGTAGTTGCCATCAAGTGTTTTTTGTCCAAGCCGCTCGAAGTGCTTTTTGGTAACGATAGTACTATCCATGCGGTTTTCATGCGGGAGGGTGTCCATAGCTGAGTCCCTCCTCTGGCTCATTGCATGAGCATGGAACGAGGGTGTTGTAGCTCCGCCGAGTTCTGATGAGTTAATAAAAACATGAAATCCGTCAAGAAGTTTCCCCAGTCTGTTTCTATACACGTTTAAAACGGATACGAGTACGGAGTTGCACTCAATCCATGATTTATCAGACATATCGGATATCGCCTTTGTAACGCTTTCAGCCAGCATAAACATGAGGTCTGCGACATATCTGTCAGTTTTATCGACGGCTATGACGGCAGGGGTAGTGCCGTGGGCGTTAGAGAGCTGAGCTCTTACCCTTTGAAGATTATTGAAAAGCTCCTCTCTTTGGTCAATAGTTAAAGGCTCACTGACAAGAGAGTACTTAACAAGATAATTAACCATAATGTGAAATGTGCCGACAAGGTCAGCATCAACCGTCTTTCCCTCAGCCTGAAGTTTGAATGCGCCCTTTAAGTCAGCAATCCGCTGTTCCAGGATTGTGGTGGTTTCAGGATAAATCCGGAAGACATCGGCGGTTTTTTTCATATAACTTTCCAGAAACGCCCACATTACGGAGATGCGGGGAATCAAGGGATGGGGAATCAGTTCGGTGAAATTCCGCTGCTTTTCAGCAAACATCGGAGCCGTCCGTACCACTTTGACAGGATACGCTGCCCCCCCGTATTTTTTAATCGTTTCGCTGCTTTCTATTGCCATGACTTATGAACACACCATGGCAGCATGAATGGACTCTGCGCGCTCTGCGCCACAAAACAACTCTACAATTTTTAAAGCAAACTCTATCGCCGTGCCGGCCCCCTGGCTTGTTACCACTTTGCCGTCAATCACAACACGGTCTGTTTTAGAAACCGTGGCGGCTTTGATTTTATCCTGAAATGAGGGATGGCTTGTCGCTGTTTTTCCGTTAAGCACTCCTGCCTCAGAAAGTACAAATGGCGCCGCACATATAGCGGCTGTATATTTGCCGTCATTGTACATACTGGAAACTATTGCTTTGACGCGGGTATCTGCGGCAAGATTCATTGTCCCTGGCATTCCTCCGGGTAAAACCACCATATCAAAACTCCCGGCACTAACGCTGTCCAGCGTACAGTCCGGTATTATTTTAACCCCCCTTGCGCTTGTAATAAACCCCTCCTTTAACCCAGCAACTACGGTGTTTATCTCAGCACGCCTTAATATATCTATTACCGCTACCGCCTCTATTTCCTCAAACCCCTCTGCTAATATCACTAACACTGATGCCATTTCAGATGCTCCCCCTTTACAAGAGTATTTAATAATAACCGTTATTTTAATATAAATTCGTGCGATATTAAAACCCCATTACCGTAGTGTTTCTATAATGAACAGCTCTACTTGACTTTAATTTACTAATCATATTACGCTTCATAAATAAAGGCAGCTGGGGTGTGGAATCATTAAACTAAATATCATAAGTGCGGCAATTTTCCTTTTAACACTGTTTGGCTGTAATAACACACAGAAATTCTTACCGGTTACATTGTCCAACGGCGTTTTTGAAGTTAGCGTTGATAATATAAAAGAGAAAACTCCGGTTTTTTACGCTTATAATAATAATGGAAAGACTATAAAATTTTTTGTAGTCAGAGTGAATGGCAAGGTCAGGTCATACTTTGACGTTTGCAACTCCTGCAAGGCCAAAAATCTCGGATACAGAAATTATGAGGCAGGAGTTGAGTGCCGTGCCTGTCTTATCAGAATACCATACGATGAACTTGAAACAGGAATTGGCAGTTGCTACCCCTATCACCTCAAAGGAGAGGAAAAGGGTGGCAAATACGTTATCGCAAAAGAAGAAATACAAAAGGCGAATGAATATCTGTAATGGAATTTAAGTAATACCGAGTTGAGACCGTTGCAAAATTCCCAAAATGTGGGAAAAGTATTTCCCAATTAATACCGAGTAGCAGCCTAAAATATAATAATGATGAGATTACCACGTCGCTATCGCTCCTCGTAATGACGGATAGGTACGCCCACGCACAGCCCACGCCGTCATTGCGAACCCCCGCAGGGGGTGTGGCAATCTCATCCTTTTTCTATAACATTTTGTTATATTTTTGAACTCAACTTTGGTGTTATAATATTTTTGCAACGGTCTCGAGTTGCACTCAGAAAAAATTTTAACCACAGATGAACACAGATTATGATTATTTAATTTATCTGTTTGTATCTGTGTCCATCTGTGGTTTATCCGTTTTTTGTTAATCTACTTTTTTGACGGCTAATTGGTATAAGGGCTAATTGGCAGATGGCGCAGATGAAAAAAAGTATCTGCGAAAATTTTGAACACTCTCAATATATCCTTTTTAAGGCGTCATCGGCTTTTTCTTTTTATACTCACACAAAACCCAGCAGAACAAGAGAAATAAAGTAAAAGGCTGAGGTTTTCACACAACAGCCTTTTACTTAGTTGTCAAGCCAGAACCTGACATATCCGATATTGTCCAGTTAAATTAACTTTATTCTTTCTCAACCTTAAATGTGTCTATGATAATATCGGCTGCGGAATTATTAGCTCCGTGAATTACAGCATCTAATATATCCCGGTCGCTCCAGCCCAAATTACGAAGCTCATCTACATCGCTGGCACAAACGGAACGAGGATTCTTTACAGCCTTTAACACAAGCAGAAGTAATGTCTTTTCCTTTTCGGGTAGCGGAGCCTTCTTTGGGTCTTTTATCGTCTCATTAAGAACATCTGCGCCTATACCACTCTGTATCAACAAATTCTTATTAAAATCAATGCAATACTCACAGTTTGTACCTACTGATACGAGCATTCTGACAAAAGCCAAAAACCCCATGCTCAAATTTGGATGATTCATGTAGTAGCCCATTGAGTTAAACTGAATTTCTAAAAGAGTGGGGGTTGTTGCATAGAGCTGATAAACGTTCGGAACTCTCCCCAACCTTTCTTTTGCCACTGCGAAAATCTCTGCTGTTTTCCCGGTAGCCTCCTCCGGTGATACTGTTTTAATTAATGGCATCACTAATACCCCCTGTCTTTTCGATATAAAACGATAGCGTACGCCCGTCTTCTTTTATTTCTTTAAGTTTGTGCCCAAGTCTGCTTATAAGAGCAGGAATATCATTCTTTGCTCCCATATCTGTTGAAATAACCTTCAGCACCTGTCCTACCGTAATACCTTCAATGCCCTTTTTTGTCTTGATTACCGGCATCGGACAACTCATCCCCGTACAGTCAACTGTTTTTGATACCTGTTGTTCCGTCATAGGCTAAACCTCCTCTGAATATTTCAGTCCCATACCAACTGGTAGGTATTTTCATAGTATCACATAACCATTGCTATGTCAAGAGGTATTTTTTTTTAATTTTATGCCTTAAGTGAGTTGATGTAATGCTCTATCTGAGCTGTGCAGCGAATAAAAATATCCATAGAGTTACTCTTTTTGGCAGTGGTGATGCACCCTTCAAGGCAGGACAATAAGAACATGGCCGCATCTGCCGGATTGACGTCTTTTTCTACTTGCCCTTTTGTTTTAGCCTGCTCTATGATTTTGGTTAAAATATCCTGCCACTCATTGAAATGCTTCTCTAAAATCCTCGCAAAATCCTCATCTATTGGAGACATTTCCTGAATGAGGTTATTTAGAGGGCAGCCGTGCTTGATTTCAAAGACCTTACAGTGTTCAAACACAATAGTTGGAAGGTTTTTGAGGTGATTAATGAGCGCACACAGTGGATCTGGTTGGTTAAGCAGCGGTAGTTCCCAGTATTGTTTAAGAAAAACAGACATAGTTTCAGAAATAGCAGCAAGGGCCAGCTCCTTTTTGGACTTAAAATAGTGATACAGTGCTCCCTTGGTGAAACCTGATTTTTCGATTATTCTGTTTAGCGATGCTCCCTGGTAGCCGTTTAAGTAGATCTCTTCAAAGGCAGTATCTAATATTTTTTTTCTTGTATCCGGCTCGTGTTTGGTGTCTTCACTCATTAGAACTCTCTATTATACTCTCACCTGACAGGTGAAAGAAAGTGTTTGCCGTCGGTTTTCTCATAATTGACCTTAAAAAGAATATCACTCCATTGTTTTGTGGAATTATCAAAAGCCTCACCATACGTGTGCCAAAAGATGTCGTAAGGGGTGGCAATGTAAACATATGTATATCTGCCGCTTGACAACTGCTCAAACCACTCCCTGGTTGTTATATTACAAGTCCAGATGTCTCCGTCAAAGAACGGTTTCCCCAGTGACCAGCATCCCATGTTAAAACGCCGTGGAAGCAGTTCGTAGGAGACAACCCTGTGTTCAAATCCGGTTGTTGCTAAAAACACAATAAAAACGCTGCTATTAGCCGGAGTTTTTGATTTAACAAAATTTATCTGCGGACTAATCTTGTTTCTGAACCATTTTGTGTCGTAATCGGGATGGGCAAATGCGGTATTTATATTAAGATTCTTAAGAATCGGGTAATGGTAAAAAAACACTGCCATAAAAAACACATAGAAAATTAATAATTTATATTGCCTTAAAGCGGAAAGAACTCCGCCAGTGTCCTGTCTGCATTTAAAAATGCTCTCAGGTTGTACAAAACCATAGAAGAGCAGTGAAAACGATAACAGATATGTAGCAGAGTATCTTTCAAACGAGGCAAGGAGTTTTCCCTCATAAGGGCCCAGATTAAACAGATATACCTTGAGAATTCCAGCAATATAAATTATAAAAAAAAGTGTCATAGTGGAAAACACCCACAAAATGGAGGCTCTTCTGCCAGACCTTAATATGAACAATATGCCAAATAAGGCAAAAAACACTGCAAACCAATGTTTTACGTTAAATGTGCCGATTTCACGTCCCTTGTCTTTTATGGCGCTAAAAAAATTACTTACTATGGTGCGCTGGTCGTCGTTTTTTGGAGACCTGACGGCATCCATTAGAGACTGCCCTGATGACTGAATTAGATTTGGAATTTGGCCTCCGTTTTCGTGTTTTATATGTGCTTTCCAACTTTCAGAGGTTATTAACGGTGATAAAACAAAAATTAAAAGAGTAATAACAACAGGCAAAGTCCTGTTTAATTTAAGAGATGATTTATCAAAAAAATTCTTTAAAATAAACGAGGCTGAAATTATGACAGTTACAGCGATAGCAAAGAAAAGTCCCGATGCTTTAAAAAGGGTTAGAGCACACAAAACAGGTACATACAAAAGCAAAGACGTATCTTTTTTGTTGCCGCCTCTGAAATAAGCCGTCAGCGCCATGCCAAAATAAACACCAAGCACCTGATCAACCATAATGGAAACAGTGGTTTGAAAAAAGACAATAATCAGGGTATAAAAAAAGGCTGTAGTTAGTATTATAAAAGGCGTATGTCTCTTAAATGAAAACTCTCGGAAAAAAACCACAACAGGGGTAAACAACAGGACAAACTGGGCAAAATATAGGGTGTGTTCGTTAAAGCCGGAAATAACAGTAAAGTAGTATTGAAACAGATTTGCGCCAGGACTGTAGTACCAGAAAGTGACGGCCCCTTTTGGTACACTGAGTGCTCCGCTTTGATACATTTCCTTTGTCATCAGTCCCCAGTGGGAAAACTCATCCCAGAAGGCGAGTGTATAGCCGCGGGTTTTAAATAAAAATAACCCCGATATGACCCAAAATGTGGCAATTCCAGGCGTTAGAAAATATTCTAAAAGCAAATCTGATCTTAATCGTATTGTAATTACAATCAGAGCCAACACAAGGAAAAGCATCCCAGTGCCAAATACAATGAAACTGCCGGACTTTAACGCTCCAAAAAGCGAAAACGCATATAGGAGACACACCACAAGCGATATGGCTGAAAACAGGGAAAGCTCCATATCCTCCCTCATGAGATACTTAACAGCCGCAGCATAACCCAGTATAGATAACACAACAATTATTTCATTCATGCTAACTGATAGGATAAAAATAGTTGGAATGCTTTGTAAATACTATAGTTTGCAAAGATTTACAATTTATGATAGACTCAGGTGCAAATGGCAAAAATAAACGCAAAAAGTGCCCTTACATTGCTCAGATGAAAGTGCTGATAGTGGATGATGAGAGTGATTTCGCAACAGCGCTGTCGGAACGGCTACAGTTGAGGGGGTATGAGGCAACGGCTGTGTTTTCAGCACAAGATGGTTTTGCGGCTTTTACAAGTAACCCGCCCGATATAGTTTTTCTTGACGTCAGAATGCCGGGTGTTGACGGGATTGCCGCTTTTAATGAGTTTAAAAAGATAAATCCTGATGTGGAAATAGTCCTCATTTCGGGACAGTTACAAACAAACGAAAATCTCGGCAGAGTAAAAGAATTTACCTTTGATTTTCTTGTTAAACCGGTTGATATAAACGACATAATCAAGAAAATAAAAGAGGTTTCTGCCAGAAAAAACGCAGCAGAAATTTAGGGATTTAGGTTTGAACCTGACTATTAATATTTTATATTTTTCGCCGGAGACGAGGAAATAGCCATGGATCATAAAAGTTTTCTTAAAAAATCAGTTACTATTCCTCAACTATGTGAACACATAAAAGAATTAATGGAAAAATATGACATTTTCCTGGGTAAAAACGCTATTCTTGTAATCATAACCTGCCTTGATGACCAGTGCTCAACTGTAATAGAGTTTATAAAGCGGGAAATGAGAAAATTTCATCCTGCAAAGTATGGTGATACAGATGATTCTGACGACTTAATTCATCTTGAAAAGTTTTATGGTATGAGACTATTTGGCGGGATTTTCATCCCGAAGGTAAAAACATATGAGAGCCTTTTGCCTGCGTCACACCATATTCCTGAAAGAAATGACGGTAAGTTATTAATATTAAACTTCTCCCATATCGGCTATGACAGCAACACAGGCAGCTTTGGAGTCATGGTGCGCTACGGACATGAGAAATCATCGCCAGCTTGTGGTGCTATAAAGTTCTGTTACGATAAGATATTGGCAGAAGATGACCCTCCAGCCGATGCCGACTTAAAATCCCTTTCAAAACATATCAAGAAAGTTGTGAAAAAGTATAAAATTAAAAAAGAGGAAAATGGATACGATATTTTAGAAGTTACCCTGAGGGCTTTTGACGACCAGATTCCCTGGGTAACGGAGCAGCTGTCGCATCTGGCGGTAACTGACCAAATAAGTATATTATATATGGGCGGCGTAGAGGTTGATTACAGTAAAAACTGCGATGAGCTTAGCAGTGACAGGATGGTAATATTAAAAAGATTGTACATAGACAAAAGCGGGAAGGTAGAGACAATGGATAAAATGCTGACTGTACTGATAGTGGATGATGAGCCGATAGTGGGAAAGAGGCTTAAACCGGCACTTGAGAAAATGGGCTGCGAGGTGGAGATTTTTGAAAATCCCAGGCTTGCGCTTAGCCGCATTATGGAAAAGGAATTTGATGTGGTTGTAACCGACATCAGAATGGATGAGGTGGACGGCCTTGAGGTTTTAGAGACAGTCAGAACCAAGTCAGAGCGGACAAAGGTTGTGTTGATAACCGGCTACGCAATGATGGAACTGGCTCGTCAGGCTATGGAAAAAGGAGCATTTGATTTCATAGCAAAACCATTCAAACCGGATGACCTGCGTAACGTAATCATGAAGGCAGCCGAGTCGCTGGGATTTACGGATTTAAAATAAGCGCTGTAAACGCAGGCGGCAGGGAGTAAGCAGCGCCTCCCTTACAGGAGAATACCCTTTAGGGGAGAGTGCGTTTGCGGCTTTGTCTATACTGAATAGAACCAGGCACTTCGTTATACCGAGTTGAGACCGTTGCAAAATTCCCAAAATGTGGGAAAAGTATTTCCCAATTAATACCGAGTAGCAGCCTAAAATATAATAATGATGAGATTACCACGTCGCTATCGCTCCTCGTAATGACGGATAGGTACGCCCACGCACAGCCCACGCCGTCATTGCGAACCCCCGCAGGGGGTGTGGCAATCTCATCCTTTTTCTATAACATTTTGTTATATTTTTGAACTCAACTTTGGTGTTATAATATTTTTGCAACGGTCTCGAGTTGCGTTCAAAGATATAAATAAAATACTGGATTCCTGCCTTCGCAGGAATGACAGAAAAAAAGAAGTCACTACTCTGTCATTCCCGCCTCCGAGCGGGAATCCAGTCCTTTTTCTCCACCATTACATTATATTACCTATTTGGCAGCTACTTGGTATTAATAAAATTAAGCATTCCTTAGTGAGTCCACGATATTCATCCGGGCTGCTTTTATGGCAGGAAGAACGCCTCCGGCAAAACCCATTATCAGGGAAAATGCAAACCCTGACAGGATTATCTCAATGTTTATAGAAAACGTAAAAGCCAGTTCGGAAAATGTCTGCCAATTCATAGTGGATACCGTAAAGAACTGCAAAAAAGACGCAAAAAATAATCCTGCAATTCCTCCGGCACCTCCTAAAAGCAGCGACTCAAAAACAAATGCCATCAGTATGCTGAAGCGTTTAAACCCCAACGCCCTGAGGGTGCCAATTTCAGCAATCCTGGTTGCCGTTGCCGTGTACATGGTTATCATGGCCCCGATTATTGCCCCAATGGAAAATATCAAGGTCAGGGATATACCCAATATATTAAGAAACTTTGACATCATCTCTGACTGCTCCTCGTAGTAAAGGTTTTCACGTTTGACGTCAACTTTAAGGCGGGGATCATGGATTATTCTCTCCTTTACAGCCTCAAACATCTTGCCGCTCTTAAGTTGAAAAATAACTGAAGAATACACGTTTCTTCTGAAAAACTGCGAAATCACATTTAAATCGCCCCATATTTCAGAGTTAAACCCTCTGTTACCGGCATCAAATATGCCCACTACCACCCAGTCCTGCATGGCAAAACGAAGACGCTGTCCAATTTCTGTTCCCTGAAATCCCTTTGCAATGCTTTTCCCTATGACAATCTCTGTTGAACCGGCACGAGGAAACCTGCCCTCACTGAGTTTAACCACTGGCCTTAACCTGTAAGACTTGTCTGTTACCCCGCGAATTACTACATTAGCCGGTTTACCGGTTATTTTCTTAGAGAGGCTTATCAGTATCACTATTTCACGTGCCGAGAGTCTTCTCCCGTCAACGTCTGTTTGTGCATCGGAGTGGCTTTCTATAATGTCTGCATCCTCATGGGTTATCTGGCTTTGAATCTCCACCCCGGCCGATTTCCTCAACACTATGGCGTTATAGTATGAACCGGTTGTAACAAGCGTCCGGACAAATCCATTGGAAAGCATCAGCACCGCTGCAAACACAAACACCACAAGGGCCATCCCCAAGGCCGTCAGAGTTGTGGTCAGCCGCCGTCTGAAAAGGTTTCTCAGAGAATACTGCATCAAAAGCCCTGTCATGCGACAGCCCTTAAACCATCCGCTATTTTTATCCTTAGTGTGTACCAAAGTGGTATGATACAAGCTATAAATCCCACAGCAAGCGAAATAAGAGCATCAAATACGACAGTCTCAGGCGATACACTGAAAACCGGCAAATACGCTGACATATAATCACCAAATGCTTTGACCACAGGAAATGTACACACTATAGCGAGAGCACCACCGGTTATGGTTATAAACACTGACTCTCCGGCTATCATTATAAATATAAATAATGGCTCAAATCCAAGGCTTCGAAACACCATGTACTCACGTATTCGCTCTCTCGCCGTCATTGCCATAGTGTTGGTAACAACAGCCAGTATTATAAATATCACAAGGAATGAGACCAATTGAACCGCCACCAGAATTGCCTCCGTCATG harbors:
- a CDS encoding DJ-1/PfpI family protein; the encoded protein is MASVLVILAEGFEEIEAVAVIDILRRAEINTVVAGLKEGFITSARGVKIIPDCTLDSVSAGSFDMVVLPGGMPGTMNLAADTRVKAIVSSMYNDGKYTAAICAAPFVLSEAGVLNGKTATSHPSFQDKIKAATVSKTDRVVIDGKVVTSQGAGTAIEFALKIVELFCGAERAESIHAAMVCS
- a CDS encoding DUF2318 domain-containing protein yields the protein MSNGVFEVSVDNIKEKTPVFYAYNNNGKTIKFFVVRVNGKVRSYFDVCNSCKAKNLGYRNYEAGVECRACLIRIPYDELETGIGSCYPYHLKGEEKGGKYVIAKEEIQKANEYL
- a CDS encoding sulfurtransferase TusA family protein produces the protein MTEQQVSKTVDCTGMSCPMPVIKTKKGIEGITVGQVLKVISTDMGAKNDIPALISRLGHKLKEIKEDGRTLSFYIEKTGGISDAIN
- a CDS encoding TetR/AcrR family transcriptional regulator — its product is MSEDTKHEPDTRKKILDTAFEEIYLNGYQGASLNRIIEKSGFTKGALYHYFKSKKELALAAISETMSVFLKQYWELPLLNQPDPLCALINHLKNLPTIVFEHCKVFEIKHGCPLNNLIQEMSPIDEDFARILEKHFNEWQDILTKIIEQAKTKGQVEKDVNPADAAMFLLSCLEGCITTAKKSNSMDIFIRCTAQIEHYINSLKA
- a CDS encoding response regulator, producing the protein MIDSGANGKNKRKKCPYIAQMKVLIVDDESDFATALSERLQLRGYEATAVFSAQDGFAAFTSNPPDIVFLDVRMPGVDGIAAFNEFKKINPDVEIVLISGQLQTNENLGRVKEFTFDFLVKPVDINDIIKKIKEVSARKNAAEI
- a CDS encoding response regulator; translated protein: MDHKSFLKKSVTIPQLCEHIKELMEKYDIFLGKNAILVIITCLDDQCSTVIEFIKREMRKFHPAKYGDTDDSDDLIHLEKFYGMRLFGGIFIPKVKTYESLLPASHHIPERNDGKLLILNFSHIGYDSNTGSFGVMVRYGHEKSSPACGAIKFCYDKILAEDDPPADADLKSLSKHIKKVVKKYKIKKEENGYDILEVTLRAFDDQIPWVTEQLSHLAVTDQISILYMGGVEVDYSKNCDELSSDRMVILKRLYIDKSGKVETMDKMLTVLIVDDEPIVGKRLKPALEKMGCEVEIFENPRLALSRIMEKEFDVVVTDIRMDEVDGLEVLETVRTKSERTKVVLITGYAMMELARQAMEKGAFDFIAKPFKPDDLRNVIMKAAESLGFTDLK
- a CDS encoding ABC transporter permease is translated as MTGLLMQYSLRNLFRRRLTTTLTALGMALVVFVFAAVLMLSNGFVRTLVTTGSYYNAIVLRKSAGVEIQSQITHEDADIIESHSDAQTDVDGRRLSAREIVILISLSKKITGKPANVVIRGVTDKSYRLRPVVKLSEGRFPRAGSTEIVIGKSIAKGFQGTEIGQRLRFAMQDWVVVGIFDAGNRGFNSEIWGDLNVISQFFRRNVYSSVIFQLKSGKMFEAVKERIIHDPRLKVDVKRENLYYEEQSEMMSKFLNILGISLTLIFSIGAIIGAMITMYTATATRIAEIGTLRALGFKRFSILMAFVFESLLLGGAGGIAGLFFASFLQFFTVSTMNWQTFSELAFTFSINIEIILSGFAFSLIMGFAGGVLPAIKAARMNIVDSLRNA